The sequence below is a genomic window from Microbacterium sp. SORGH_AS_0888.
CGATACGCGAAGCCGGGAGCGTCCGCCGCGGACGCCGTCGTCGTGCGCACCGTGTCGGCGGGCGAGCTCGTCCCGCTCGAGGCCCTGGGATCGGCGGAGGCGGCGCGCACGACGACGGTCGTCGTGCCGTCCTCGATGCGCGTCCCGGCCGCGGTCGCGCCCGGAGCGCCGGTCGAGGTGTGGGCCGCGCCGCGCACGGCCGAGGGCGATCACGGGATCCCGCGCGTCCTCGTCGCCGACGCCGTGGTCTCCCGCGTCGTCGCGAGCGAGGCGCTCGGCTCCGCGACCGCCGACTCGGTCGAGCTCGTCGTGCCCCGCGCCGCGCTCGCCGAGCTCCTCGGCGCGCTGTCGGACGAGTCGATGCTCTCGGTCGTGCCGGCGGGCGGGGGAGCGCGATGACCCGGGTCGTGCTCGTGCTCCCCGAGCCCACGGCGTCGCGCGTCGCGGCGGAGCTCACCGCCCGCGGTGCCACGGTGTCGGGCATCGTCGACGCCCGGGCGCCGGCATCCCTTCCCGACCTCGCGGACGCGGAGCTGGTCGTCGTCCCCGCCAGCCGTGAGCTCCTGACGGCGGAGCTGGTCGCGCTCGCCGATCGCGCCGGCGTGCGCGTGGTGCCGGTCGCGGCGGAGCCGGACGGGGCGCGGCGTGCCGCCGGCTTCGGGCTCGCCGAGCCCCTGCCGCCCGGGCTCGGGCCGCGGCGCCTCGCCGTCGCGATCCTCCGCTCCCGTCCCGCCGCCTCGACGGCGGGCGTCGAGGACCCTGCCACGATCGCGGTCTGGGGCCCGCACGGCGCGCCCGGACGGACCACGATCGCGATCGAGCTCGCGACGGAGCTCGCCCGGGACGGCCGCCACCTGGCCCTGGTCGACGCGGACGCCCACGCGCCCTCCATCGCACAGGCCCTGGCGCTCCCGGACGAAGGGCCGGGGCTGCCCGCCGCCTGCCGGCAGGCAGAGCTCGGCGGCCTGGATCATGCGGAGCTCTCGCGCATCAGCGTCCCGCTGGCCATCGCGGGGCGCGACGTGAGCGTCCTGGTGGGCATCAACCGCCCCGCACGGTGGCCCGAGCTGTCCGCGCGGCGGATATCGGCCGTCCTCGGCGCGTGCCGGTCCTGGGCCAGGACCACGATCGTCGACGTCGCGGCATCGCTCGAGCGCGACGAGGAGATCGTGTCGGACCTCGCCGACGGGCCGCGCCGCAACGCGGCGACGCTTGCGACGCTCGCCGCCTGCGATCGTGTCGTGGCGGTCGCCGCCGCGGAGCCGGTCGGGATCGCCCGCTTCGTGCGGGGCTACACCGAGCTGCGGGCCGCGGTCGGCCCGGTGCCGGTGACGGTCGTGGTCAACCGGCTGCGTGCGGGCGCCGTCGGCCTCGACGCCCGCGGGCAGATCCGCCGCACGCTCGAGCGCTACGCCGACCTCACCGACGTGCTGTTCGTGCCCGACGACCCGCGGGCGGCCGACGCCGCGCGCCTGGCTGCGCGCCCGGTCTCCGAGGTCGCGGCACGGTCACCGCTGGTCGCCGCGGTCCGGCGGGTGGCGGCGGAGCTGAGCCCGAGCGCGGCTCTGCCGACGACTCGCAGGGCGGCGCGACGCGCCCTCGCCGCCGCGCGCTGATCGCCGCCGCCGGTGCGCATAGGCTGGTCCCGTGTCGACGCTCTCCGACCTCGTGTACGCCCAGGGGTTCTCCGACCCCGCCGACGTGGAATGGCTCCACCGCCTCGCGGGAGACGGTCAGCTGCTGGCCGATCTCGCGTTCGCGGACATCGTGATCTGGGTTCCGACGCCGGATGACTCCTACGTCGCCGTCGCGCACACGCGGCCCGGCGGTGCGGCGACGCTGTTCTACCGCGACATCGTCGGGGACCGGGTGCGGCCGCAGTGGCGTGCTCAGGTGCGCGAGGCGTACCAGGGCGCGCGGATCGTCGACTCCGCCTCGCCCGACTGGTTCGAGGAGACCCCGACGCGCGTGCGCGCCGTGCCGATCGTTCGCCAGCCGGGCCGCGGCGACACACCGCCGCGCGTGATCGGCGTCCTCACCCGGCACACCAACCTCGGAGAGGCGCGAACCCCGTCGCGTCAGCAGATCACCTTCAACGACTGCGCCGACGATCTGTTCGGCATGGTCGCCTCCGGCGAGTTCCCGGACCTCGCCGCGCCCACCGCCCCCCGCCGGGGCGCGCCGCGCGCCTCGGACGGCCTCATCCGCATCGACGTCGACGGCGTCACGACCTTCGCGAGCCCCAACGCGCTCTCGGCCTTCAACCGCATGGGATTCGACGACGAGCTCGAAGGGGAGCCGCTCGTGGAGGTCATCACCCGGATCCTGCCGGAGAAGCGTCAGTTCGACGAGTCGCTCCCGGTCGTGGCGACCGGTCGGGCCCCCTGGCGCACGGATGTCGAGGCGCGCGGGGTGACCGTGTCGCTGCGCGCCATCCCACTGCGCGACCACGGCACCCGCATCGGCGCGATCGTGCTGTGTCGCGACGTCACCGAGCTGCGCCACCAGGAGCAGGAGCTCATCACCAAGGACGCCACGATCCGAGAGATCCACCACCGGGTCAAGAACAACCTGCAGACGGTCGCCTCGCTGTTGCGGATCCAGGCACGTCGGACGCACTCCGACGAGGCGCGCGACGCGCTCACTCACGCGACGCGTCGTGTGGCGGCGATCGCCGTCGTCCACGACACGCTCTCGGAGGGGCTCACCCAGAGCGTCGATTTCGACGACGTGTTCTCACGGGTGCTGAAGCTCGTCGCGGAGGTCGCCGCGGCTCCCAACACCCGTGCCCGTACGCGCAAGTCCGGATCGTTCGGCACGCTGCCGAGCGAGTACGCGACCCCGTTGGCCCTCGCGCTGACCGAGCTGGTCACGAATGCCGTCGAGCACGGCCTGGCGGGTCAGGAGGGCGAGGTCGAGATCGCCGCGGAGCGCACGGGGGAGCGCCTCGAGGTGCGTGTGCGCGACACCGGCGTCGGCCTGCCGGAGGGGCAGGTCGGACGCGGTCTCGGCACGCAGATCGTCCGCACGCTCATTCAGGGCGAGCTCGGCGGCACGATCGACTGGCACACGATCATGGGCAGCGGCACGGAGGTCACGATCGACATCCCGCTGCGCTACATCGAGCGAGACCGGGGCTGAGCCGGGCGCGCGGCGCGGCTCAGGACGCGCGGCGCGCGCGAGCGGCGCGGCGCTTGAGGGCGCGGCGCTCGTCCTCGCTCAGACCGCCCCAGACGCCGGAGTCCTGGCCGGTCTCCAGCGCGTACTGCAGGCAGACCTCGGTCACGGTGCAGCGCGCGCACACCGCCTTGGCCTTTTCGATCTGGTCGACCGCGGGGCCGGTGTTGCCGACCGGGAAGAACAGTTCGGGGTCGACCGTCAGGCAGGCGGACTTGTCGCGCCAATCCATAGTTGTGCTCCTCAGGATGAAAGCTTTCGGGTGGGGGTGTCAGAGCACGAAGACGAGTCCGTTACTCTTTTCGGTGTGCGGGTCAAAGCCCGCCCCACCTCGCTGTGGGAGCACACGACGCCGTCCATCGTCGCACAGTGACATCACCTTGACAAGGGTTCTCCGGCTGTTTTCACAGCGTTCACCCTGATCGACGGGCCTCGTGCGGACGGGCGGGGCGACGCATCCGGAGAGGAGACCAGCGGATGAAGACGGGTCTGGTGGAGTGGCTCGCGGGGATCCTGCTGCTCATCGAGGGCGCCGCGATCGTGGCGCTCGCGCTGTGGCAGGGGGCCGCGCTCGCGGGCGGGGACACCGACTCGCCGACGAGCGCCGTGGCCCTGCTGGTGCTCACGCTCGTCGGCGCGGCCGCCGTGATCGCCTTCGGCGTCGCGACGCTGCGCGACCGTTCCTGGGGTCGCTCCGGCGGCATCGTGACGCAGGTGCTCGTGCTGGCGGTCGCGGGCGGCGCCGCGACGGACGCCTACGCCCATCCGATCCTCGGGCTGGGCATCGCCGCGCCCGCCGTCGTGACGCTCGTCCTTCTCGTCGTCGCCGTCGTGCGTGCCGGCCGTCGGCGTCCGCGCTGAGGGGCGCCTCAGGCGTCGACGCCGAGGAGCTTGCGCAGACGCGCGACGTGTCCCGTGGCCTTGACGTTCACGAGCGCGTGCTCGATGCGGCCGTCGCCGTCGATCACGAAGGTCGAGCGCAGGACGCCCGTGACCGTCTTGCCGTAGTTCTGCTTCTCGCCCCACGCGCCGTACGCCTCGTGCACGGCGTGGTCGGGGTCGCTGAGCAGCGGGAAGGTGAGCCCGTCGCGCTCGCGGAAGCGCCGCAGCTTCGCGGGCTCGTCCCGGGAGACCCCGAGCACGGCGAATCCCGCCCCCGCGAGCGCGGAGATGCTGTCGCGGAAGTCGCATGCCTGCGTCGTGCAGCCCGGCGTCATCGCGGCGGGGTAGAAGTAGAGGATGACCCGCTGCCCGCGGTAGTCCGCGAGCGAGACCGGGCGCTCGTCCTGGTCGAGGAGGGTGAACGTCGGGGCGGTGTCTCCGGGCTGCAGCGTCATACGACCAGCCTAGGCCCGGCTCACCGTCCGGCGAAGGTCGTGAGCAGCCGCTGCAGCGAGTCCAGCCGTGCGGCTCCCGTCGGGCCGAGGCGTCCCTCCGCGACGGCCTCCGCGATCGCGCAGTCGGGGGCGTCGGGAAGGTGCGTGCAGCCGCGCGGGCACTGCTCGGCCACCTCGGCGAGATCGGTGAAGGCCCGCAGGATGTTGGCCGGATCCACGTGGCCGAGCCCGAACGAGCGCACGCCGGGGGTGTCGATGACCCACCCCGTGCCCGTCGCGCCGCGGTAGCGCAGGGAGACGGTCGAGGACGAGGTGTGACGGCCGCGTCCGGTGACCTCGTTCACGTGGCCGGTCGCGCGTCCAGCGGTCGGCACGAGCGCGTTCACGAGCGTGGACTTGCCCACCCCGGAGTGCCCGACGAAGACCGTGGAGTGTCCGGCCAGCGCGGCGCCGATGCGCTCGAGCGGCATGTCGCCGCGGCGGCTCGTGAAGACCTCCAGATCGACGCCGGCGAAGTGCGAGAGGAAGTCGGAGGGATCGGCGAGGTCGGTCTTGGTGACGACCAGGAGGGGCCGGATGCCGGCATCCAGCGCCGCGATGAGGTAGCGGTCCACGAGCCGTTCCCGCGGCTCGGGGTCCGCCGCGGCGACCACCACGAGCATCTGGTCGGCGTTCGCGACGACGACGCGCTCGACCTGGTCGGTGTCGTCGGCGCTGCGCCGCAGCAGGGTCGCGCGCGGCTCGATGCCCACGATGCGGCTGAGGGTTCCCTCGGCGCCGCTCGTGTCGCCCACGACGCGGACGCGGTCGCCCGTCACGATCGGCTGGCGCCGCAGCTCGCGCGCGCGGGTGGCGACGACCTCGCGCTCGTCGGGGCCGTCCTCGTCGACC
It includes:
- a CDS encoding SAF domain-containing protein, translating into MSSSAPRPRPRSVRIDPRFVVGILLVVASVTGVWFVVAAARQTSPVLVAARTLVPGETIASGDLRVAEVALGQAAERYAKPGASAADAVVVRTVSAGELVPLEALGSAEAARTTTVVVPSSMRVPAAVAPGAPVEVWAAPRTAEGDHGIPRVLVADAVVSRVVASEALGSATADSVELVVPRAALAELLGALSDESMLSVVPAGGGAR
- a CDS encoding sensor histidine kinase codes for the protein MSTLSDLVYAQGFSDPADVEWLHRLAGDGQLLADLAFADIVIWVPTPDDSYVAVAHTRPGGAATLFYRDIVGDRVRPQWRAQVREAYQGARIVDSASPDWFEETPTRVRAVPIVRQPGRGDTPPRVIGVLTRHTNLGEARTPSRQQITFNDCADDLFGMVASGEFPDLAAPTAPRRGAPRASDGLIRIDVDGVTTFASPNALSAFNRMGFDDELEGEPLVEVITRILPEKRQFDESLPVVATGRAPWRTDVEARGVTVSLRAIPLRDHGTRIGAIVLCRDVTELRHQEQELITKDATIREIHHRVKNNLQTVASLLRIQARRTHSDEARDALTHATRRVAAIAVVHDTLSEGLTQSVDFDDVFSRVLKLVAEVAAAPNTRARTRKSGSFGTLPSEYATPLALALTELVTNAVEHGLAGQEGEVEIAAERTGERLEVRVRDTGVGLPEGQVGRGLGTQIVRTLIQGELGGTIDWHTIMGSGTEVTIDIPLRYIERDRG
- a CDS encoding WhiB family transcriptional regulator, which produces MDWRDKSACLTVDPELFFPVGNTGPAVDQIEKAKAVCARCTVTEVCLQYALETGQDSGVWGGLSEDERRALKRRAARARRAS
- a CDS encoding histidine kinase, whose translation is MKTGLVEWLAGILLLIEGAAIVALALWQGAALAGGDTDSPTSAVALLVLTLVGAAAVIAFGVATLRDRSWGRSGGIVTQVLVLAVAGGAATDAYAHPILGLGIAAPAVVTLVLLVVAVVRAGRRRPR
- the bcp gene encoding thioredoxin-dependent thiol peroxidase, coding for MTLQPGDTAPTFTLLDQDERPVSLADYRGQRVILYFYPAAMTPGCTTQACDFRDSISALAGAGFAVLGVSRDEPAKLRRFRERDGLTFPLLSDPDHAVHEAYGAWGEKQNYGKTVTGVLRSTFVIDGDGRIEHALVNVKATGHVARLRKLLGVDA
- the rsgA gene encoding ribosome small subunit-dependent GTPase A → MSWLPPDDEDDEPEYDETAFRVRPNPKANRPRTKRRPAHADAETARVLGVDRGRYAVLVDEDGPDEREVVATRARELRRQPIVTGDRVRVVGDTSGAEGTLSRIVGIEPRATLLRRSADDTDQVERVVVANADQMLVVVAAADPEPRERLVDRYLIAALDAGIRPLLVVTKTDLADPSDFLSHFAGVDLEVFTSRRGDMPLERIGAALAGHSTVFVGHSGVGKSTLVNALVPTAGRATGHVNEVTGRGRHTSSSTVSLRYRGATGTGWVIDTPGVRSFGLGHVDPANILRAFTDLAEVAEQCPRGCTHLPDAPDCAIAEAVAEGRLGPTGAARLDSLQRLLTTFAGR